In a single window of the Tellurirhabdus bombi genome:
- a CDS encoding acyl-CoA thioesterase: MKAKSVFHSRTTLTELMIPSYANFGGKIHGGILLSLMDKVAFACASKHSGAYCVTVSVEGVEFKQPVEVGELVSLLASVNHVGRSSMVIGIKVIAENVKKGTVKHTNTSYFTMVAKDDDDRPTEVPPLLLENKDDIRRFLEAIKRKELKANNRISFDNEKTRLFMENGGLDLLKGERCVLA, translated from the coding sequence ATGAAAGCCAAATCCGTTTTCCACTCCCGCACGACGCTTACCGAATTGATGATTCCTTCCTACGCCAACTTTGGCGGGAAGATTCACGGGGGTATTTTGCTGTCATTGATGGATAAAGTTGCCTTTGCCTGTGCATCGAAGCACTCGGGTGCTTACTGCGTGACGGTTTCTGTCGAAGGGGTGGAATTTAAGCAGCCAGTCGAAGTGGGCGAACTTGTTTCGCTGTTGGCTTCGGTCAATCACGTGGGGCGCAGCTCGATGGTGATCGGCATCAAGGTGATTGCCGAAAATGTCAAAAAAGGCACGGTTAAGCATACCAATACCTCTTATTTTACGATGGTCGCCAAAGACGATGACGACCGCCCTACCGAAGTACCACCCCTCCTGCTTGAGAATAAAGACGACATCCGGCGCTTTCTGGAAGCCATCAAACGGAAAGAGCTGAAAGCCAATAACCGAATAAGTTTCGATAATGAAAAAACCCGCCTGTTTATGGAAAACGGCGGGCTGGATTTGCTCAAAGGCGAACGCTGCGTACTGGCTTAA
- a CDS encoding nuclear transport factor 2 family protein: MKYLLFFGLLITTSLGYAQSTSADEKAVLDVEKARFAAQVSKDLTYLDKVLASDLVYIHSSGKTDTKQAFIQSIKDGSMQYNSIDSKELKARIYGKTAILNGVCEIKAFTNGQPLNTSFRYTDVYVKNGNQWQLVTWQSLRLPN; encoded by the coding sequence ATGAAGTATTTACTCTTTTTTGGCTTACTAATCACTACTTCACTGGGGTATGCCCAATCGACCAGCGCGGACGAAAAAGCTGTACTGGACGTTGAAAAAGCCCGCTTTGCAGCGCAGGTGAGCAAAGACCTGACGTATCTGGACAAAGTACTGGCCAGCGATTTGGTTTACATCCATTCCAGTGGAAAAACGGATACGAAACAGGCCTTTATTCAATCGATCAAGGATGGTAGTATGCAGTATAATTCGATCGATTCGAAAGAGCTTAAGGCGCGGATATACGGCAAAACGGCCATTCTCAATGGCGTTTGCGAGATAAAAGCCTTCACGAATGGCCAGCCGCTTAACACGAGTTTTCGCTACACGGATGTTTACGTGAAAAACGGCAATCAGTGGCAATTAGTAACCTGGCAGTCGTTGCGTCTACCCAATTAA
- the metF gene encoding methylenetetrahydrofolate reductase [NAD(P)H] encodes MTKITEHIRRAAGKTIFSLEVIPPIKGDNLKNLLDNIEPLMEFKPPFIDVTYHREEYIERPEPDGTIKKIVTRKRPGTVGICSAIMHRFGVDPVPHVLCGGFTKGETEDFLIDLQYLGIDNVLVLRGDPAKPYKDFKPKENGHSYASELVAQVCDMNRGIYLHEGETALSPTDFCIGVAAYPEKHFEAIDSETDMRYLKQKIDNGAEYIVTQMFFDNAKYFAFVDQCRAAGITVPIIPGLKPLSTRRQLDVLPSIFYLHMPEDLVGAVKACENDQQARQVGIEWCVQQCRELMAKGAPVLHFYTMGKSDNITKIAREVF; translated from the coding sequence ATGACCAAGATTACTGAACATATTCGCAGAGCGGCTGGTAAAACCATCTTTAGCCTGGAAGTAATTCCGCCTATCAAAGGCGACAATTTGAAAAATCTGCTGGATAATATTGAGCCGTTGATGGAGTTTAAGCCTCCGTTCATCGATGTAACCTACCACCGGGAGGAATACATTGAACGGCCAGAACCAGACGGGACGATCAAAAAAATTGTTACCCGGAAACGCCCCGGCACCGTTGGCATCTGCTCGGCCATCATGCATCGCTTCGGGGTTGATCCCGTGCCGCACGTACTTTGCGGGGGCTTTACAAAAGGTGAAACGGAAGATTTTCTGATTGATTTACAATACCTTGGAATCGATAATGTGCTGGTGCTGCGGGGCGATCCGGCAAAGCCTTACAAGGATTTTAAGCCCAAGGAAAACGGCCATAGCTACGCCAGTGAGTTGGTTGCGCAGGTATGCGACATGAATCGCGGTATTTACCTGCACGAAGGGGAAACGGCGCTGAGCCCGACGGATTTTTGCATCGGGGTAGCGGCCTATCCCGAGAAGCACTTCGAGGCCATCGACTCGGAGACGGATATGCGCTACCTAAAGCAAAAGATCGATAACGGAGCTGAATACATTGTCACGCAAATGTTTTTTGACAATGCGAAATATTTTGCCTTTGTCGATCAATGCCGTGCTGCGGGCATTACCGTTCCCATTATTCCGGGGCTGAAGCCGCTCAGTACGCGCAGGCAACTGGATGTATTGCCGAGTATTTTTTACCTCCACATGCCCGAAGATTTGGTTGGGGCCGTGAAAGCCTGCGAAAATGACCAGCAGGCGCGTCAGGTAGGCATTGAATGGTGCGTTCAGCAGTGCCGTGAGTTGATGGCTAAGGGTGCGCCCGTGCTGCATTTTTATACAATGGGCAAATCAGACAACATCACGAAAATTGCCCGTGAAGTATTTTAA
- a CDS encoding response regulator transcription factor encodes MKTSIAIVDDHRLFAYSLSDLVQKFDNYEVTIVAEHGRDLLKYLNRGDRPQLVLLDVHMPEMDGFTTAAYLKQNFPDIKVIALSMMDQEDHVVRMVQSGARGYLLKICRPAELRQALDDVCTKGYHYSASLTERLVKVLDPAKNDAPTAYFKFSGREHEFLKMACSDLTYAQIADKMCVSPRTVDGYRESLFEKMNVKSRVGMAIAAIRWGFFKLQK; translated from the coding sequence GTGAAAACCTCTATCGCGATTGTTGATGATCATCGGCTATTTGCCTACAGTTTGTCGGATCTGGTGCAAAAATTCGATAATTACGAAGTCACTATTGTAGCTGAACACGGGCGGGACCTGCTAAAATACCTGAATCGGGGCGACCGGCCTCAGCTCGTGTTGCTTGATGTCCATATGCCCGAGATGGACGGCTTCACAACCGCAGCTTATCTAAAGCAGAATTTCCCCGATATCAAGGTCATTGCTTTATCCATGATGGATCAGGAAGATCACGTCGTTCGCATGGTTCAGAGCGGCGCGCGGGGCTATTTGTTAAAAATCTGTCGTCCGGCGGAACTACGGCAGGCGCTGGATGACGTGTGTACCAAAGGCTATCATTACTCGGCTTCGTTAACCGAACGATTGGTGAAAGTTCTGGATCCTGCAAAAAATGATGCGCCGACGGCCTATTTCAAATTCAGCGGTCGGGAGCATGAATTTCTGAAAATGGCGTGCAGCGATTTGACTTACGCCCAGATTGCAGATAAAATGTGCGTCAGCCCCCGCACGGTGGACGGCTACCGGGAATCGCTTTTTGAAAAAATGAACGTAAAAAGTCGGGTAGGGATGGCGATTGCCGCGATTCGCTGGGGCTTTTTTAAGTTGCAAAAGTAA
- the metH gene encoding methionine synthase, with protein MEKIKDLLERRILILDGAMGTMIQRYKLEEEDYRGERFQNWPHDVKGNNDLLSITQPHIIQEIHRQYLAAGSDILETNTFSSTSIAMADYHMEDLAYELNYESARIAKETTVEFTRQNPAKPRFVAGAMGPTNRTASLSPDVNNPGYRAITFDQLVDSYYEQVRGLVEGGSDLLLVETIFDTLNAKAALFAIDKYFVDTRREPLPIMVSGTITDASGRTLSGQTTEAFLYSVSHLPLLSVGLNCALGAELMRPYVQTLAKESPFFTSAYPNAGLPNEFGEYDETPESMAAQIEDFIKEGFVNIVGGCCGSTPDHIQAIAQVAANYQPRPKPQPEPYQKLSGLEPLKITETTNFVNIGERTNVTGSKAFARLIKSGDYDAALSVARQQVENGAQVIDINMDEGMLDSVEAMTTFLNLIAAEPDIARVPIMIDSSKWEVIEAGLKCVQGKAIVNSISLKEGEEAFIQRAKLVNRYGAAVVVMAFDEQGQADNYERRIEICERAYRIMVDQVGFAPQDIIFDPNILTVATGIEEHNNYAVDFINATRWIKENLPLAKVSGGVSNISFSFRGNEVVREAMHSAFLYHAIKAGLDMGIVNAGQLGVYDEIPKDLLERCEDVLLNRRQDATERLVEFAETVKAKGKEIVQDESWRLEPVGLRLKHALVKGITDYIDQDVEEARQQFDRPLQVIEGPLMDGMNVVGDLFGEGKMFLPQVVKSARVMKKAVAYLLPYIEAEKSEGARAVGKILMATVKGDVHDIGKNIVGVVLGCNNYEIIDLGVMVPTQKILEEAKKHNVDIIGLSGLITPSLDEMVGVAKEMERQGFKVPLLIGGATTSRIHTAVKIDPHYSGPVIHVLDASRSVPVAGRLTSEASETRDLIFQEIKAEYVKLRADHAKRQKDKTTLTIEKARANRVAINWADFEPTKPTFLGNRYFDDYSLADIAKYIDWTPFFQTWQLHGKYPKIFEDAVVGNEAKKLFDDAQQLLQEIIDKKLLKAKAVVGFFPANSTEDDVLLHDFEEVVRQIPCERHGSHTHLEYKLSRQQANVNGQGKLDLGQAGELVYDTKAVLHFIRQQNQKAPGLPNFCLSDFIAPLESGREDYIGGFAVTAGIGIETLLEQYERDHDDYNSIMVKALADRLAEAFAELMHERVRKEFWPYATNEQLSNEQLIKEDYQGIRPAPGYPACPDHTEKATLFDLLDAGKIDIKLTESFAMYPASSVSGFYFSHPESKYFATGKINKDQVHDYAQRKNMSVEDVERWLAPVLSYDA; from the coding sequence TTGGAAAAGATAAAAGACCTTCTGGAGCGTCGGATTCTCATTCTCGACGGAGCAATGGGGACAATGATTCAACGCTATAAACTCGAAGAAGAGGATTACCGGGGGGAACGTTTTCAGAACTGGCCGCATGACGTGAAGGGAAACAACGACTTGCTGTCCATTACCCAACCGCATATTATTCAGGAGATTCATCGGCAATACTTAGCAGCGGGATCGGATATTCTGGAAACCAACACCTTCAGCAGTACATCCATCGCGATGGCCGACTACCACATGGAGGATTTGGCGTATGAGTTGAATTACGAATCGGCGCGGATTGCTAAAGAAACGACCGTGGAGTTCACGCGGCAAAATCCCGCCAAGCCCCGCTTCGTAGCCGGGGCTATGGGACCCACCAACCGCACGGCTTCGCTTTCGCCGGATGTGAACAATCCAGGTTACCGCGCCATCACGTTTGATCAACTGGTGGATTCGTACTACGAGCAGGTGCGGGGACTGGTCGAAGGCGGTTCGGACCTGTTGCTGGTCGAAACGATTTTCGATACGCTCAACGCCAAAGCCGCGCTGTTTGCCATTGACAAATATTTTGTAGACACCAGGCGGGAACCATTGCCTATCATGGTTTCCGGGACGATTACCGATGCGTCGGGTCGGACTTTGTCGGGACAGACGACGGAGGCCTTTTTGTATTCCGTTTCTCATTTGCCGCTCCTGAGTGTGGGGCTAAACTGTGCGCTGGGGGCCGAGCTGATGCGCCCCTACGTGCAGACGCTGGCCAAAGAGTCGCCGTTCTTTACATCGGCCTATCCCAACGCGGGTTTGCCGAATGAGTTTGGCGAGTACGACGAAACGCCGGAGAGCATGGCCGCTCAGATTGAGGACTTTATCAAAGAAGGCTTTGTCAATATTGTCGGGGGATGCTGCGGATCGACGCCGGATCACATCCAGGCCATCGCCCAGGTAGCGGCCAACTACCAGCCCCGCCCTAAGCCACAGCCGGAACCTTACCAGAAACTGTCGGGTCTGGAACCTCTGAAAATTACAGAAACCACCAATTTCGTCAACATCGGGGAGCGGACCAACGTAACCGGTTCGAAAGCCTTTGCCCGACTGATTAAATCCGGTGATTACGATGCTGCTTTGTCGGTCGCCCGGCAACAGGTGGAGAACGGGGCGCAGGTCATCGATATTAACATGGACGAAGGAATGCTGGATTCGGTGGAAGCCATGACCACCTTCCTGAACCTGATTGCGGCTGAACCGGATATTGCCCGGGTGCCCATCATGATCGACTCTTCGAAGTGGGAGGTGATCGAGGCCGGTTTGAAATGCGTCCAGGGCAAAGCCATCGTCAACTCTATTTCGCTCAAAGAAGGCGAAGAAGCGTTTATTCAACGGGCTAAGCTGGTTAATCGATACGGGGCGGCGGTTGTAGTAATGGCTTTTGACGAACAAGGTCAGGCCGATAACTACGAGCGTCGGATTGAAATTTGTGAGCGGGCTTACCGAATTATGGTCGATCAGGTTGGCTTTGCCCCTCAGGACATTATTTTCGACCCGAACATCCTGACGGTTGCGACGGGGATCGAAGAACATAACAATTACGCGGTTGATTTTATCAACGCTACGCGCTGGATCAAGGAAAACCTGCCGTTAGCGAAAGTGTCGGGTGGGGTGTCTAATATCTCGTTCTCGTTCCGGGGCAATGAGGTGGTCCGCGAAGCCATGCACTCGGCTTTTCTCTACCACGCCATCAAAGCGGGTTTGGACATGGGCATCGTCAACGCCGGACAATTGGGCGTGTACGACGAAATTCCGAAAGATCTACTCGAACGCTGCGAAGACGTGCTGCTAAATCGTCGCCAGGATGCGACGGAGCGACTGGTTGAGTTTGCCGAAACCGTGAAGGCGAAAGGCAAAGAAATCGTTCAGGATGAAAGCTGGCGGCTGGAACCGGTCGGTTTACGGTTGAAACACGCCCTGGTGAAAGGCATTACCGACTACATCGACCAGGATGTAGAGGAGGCACGTCAGCAATTCGACCGTCCTTTGCAGGTCATTGAAGGCCCGTTGATGGATGGCATGAACGTCGTTGGCGATCTGTTTGGCGAAGGAAAAATGTTTCTGCCGCAGGTCGTGAAATCGGCGCGGGTGATGAAAAAAGCGGTGGCTTACTTGCTTCCCTACATCGAAGCGGAGAAATCGGAGGGGGCCAGAGCCGTTGGGAAAATCCTGATGGCCACCGTGAAAGGCGATGTGCATGATATTGGAAAAAACATTGTGGGCGTTGTCCTGGGCTGTAACAACTACGAAATCATCGATTTAGGGGTGATGGTGCCGACCCAGAAAATCCTGGAAGAGGCCAAGAAACACAATGTCGATATCATCGGCTTGAGTGGCTTGATTACGCCGTCACTGGATGAAATGGTCGGCGTAGCCAAAGAAATGGAGCGGCAGGGCTTCAAGGTGCCGTTGCTGATTGGCGGGGCAACAACGTCCCGGATTCATACCGCCGTAAAAATTGATCCGCATTATTCGGGACCGGTCATTCACGTGCTGGATGCCAGCCGAAGCGTGCCGGTTGCCGGGCGTTTGACGAGTGAAGCCTCTGAAACGCGCGATCTGATTTTCCAGGAAATTAAAGCCGAGTACGTCAAACTACGCGCCGATCATGCCAAGCGGCAAAAAGATAAAACAACGCTGACGATTGAAAAAGCGCGCGCCAACCGCGTAGCGATCAACTGGGCAGATTTTGAACCAACCAAACCCACTTTCCTGGGTAATCGGTACTTTGACGATTATTCGCTGGCCGACATTGCCAAATACATTGACTGGACTCCGTTTTTCCAGACCTGGCAGCTGCACGGAAAATACCCGAAGATTTTCGAGGATGCCGTGGTAGGAAACGAAGCGAAGAAGCTGTTCGACGATGCGCAGCAGCTTTTGCAGGAAATCATCGATAAAAAGCTCCTGAAAGCCAAGGCAGTGGTTGGGTTCTTTCCCGCTAACTCAACGGAGGACGACGTTTTATTGCATGATTTTGAGGAAGTTGTTAGGCAGATTCCTTGTGAGCGGCACGGGTCGCATACGCATCTGGAATATAAACTGAGCCGCCAGCAAGCGAACGTCAACGGGCAGGGGAAGCTGGATTTAGGGCAGGCCGGGGAGTTAGTATACGACACCAAAGCCGTTTTACACTTTATCCGTCAGCAAAACCAGAAAGCACCGGGGTTGCCTAACTTCTGCCTGTCCGATTTTATTGCGCCTTTGGAAAGTGGGCGGGAAGACTACATCGGTGGCTTTGCCGTTACGGCTGGTATTGGCATCGAAACCTTACTGGAGCAGTATGAGCGTGACCACGACGATTACAACAGCATCATGGTGAAGGCCCTGGCCGACCGGCTGGCCGAAGCTTTTGCGGAGCTGATGCATGAGCGGGTTCGGAAGGAATTTTGGCCCTATGCAACCAATGAGCAACTCTCCAACGAACAGCTGATTAAAGAAGATTACCAAGGAATCCGTCCCGCTCCCGGCTATCCGGCCTGCCCGGATCATACGGAAAAAGCGACGCTTTTTGATTTGCTGGACGCGGGTAAAATCGACATCAAGCTAACCGAAAGTTTTGCCATGTATCCGGCTTCGTCGGTGAGTGGGTTTTACTTTTCGCACCCTGAATCGAAGTATTTTGCTACCGGCAAGATCAATAAAGACCAGGTACATGACTATGCGCAACGGAAAAACATGAGCGTGGAGGATGTGGAACGCTGGTTGGCTCCCGTTTTAAGTTACGACGCCTGA
- a CDS encoding SGNH/GDSL hydrolase family protein gives MLAVLLFFPERLKISFSYPFHGLFDNAYIRFAKGVVLFLFLYDLLRIFYYNIVKNPKAPKWLINVATLFVPLLVLLVFLEMVFMTISQSHEGNSTLASKIWFERYWSPVNEKGYRDEDHADSLGKTKVMVIGDSFAAGHGIKNVEDRFSNVLAQKLGDKYEVYNLGVSGSDTRDEYERFEKYGVKPDWMVLQYFPNDIEKAARDGGVVPQGFEPYSDVPGPTRPLFARSYLLNYIYWQLPHGNFAPYQDYAKRVYTDTTILNSHIRDLSRFVDYSKKNNVRLFVVIFPFSHNFEKTKMYTQPVETYFAQQQVPILEVSSVTKDLDPKDRIVGRNDAHASPLVNQRVGDALYKMLSANATAKADTMR, from the coding sequence ATGCTGGCAGTTTTGCTGTTTTTTCCCGAGCGACTCAAAATTTCATTTTCCTATCCATTTCATGGCCTGTTCGACAACGCCTACATCCGCTTCGCCAAAGGTGTTGTTTTATTTCTCTTCCTCTACGATTTACTGAGAATTTTTTACTACAACATTGTCAAGAATCCCAAAGCACCGAAATGGCTGATTAACGTGGCCACGCTGTTTGTGCCGCTGCTGGTGTTGCTGGTTTTTCTGGAGATGGTATTTATGACCATTTCGCAGAGCCACGAGGGAAACAGCACGCTGGCCTCAAAAATCTGGTTTGAACGCTATTGGAGCCCGGTTAATGAAAAAGGATACCGGGATGAAGACCATGCCGATTCGCTGGGAAAAACAAAAGTAATGGTCATTGGGGACTCCTTTGCGGCGGGCCACGGAATCAAGAATGTAGAGGATCGCTTTTCCAATGTCCTGGCCCAAAAGCTGGGGGATAAGTACGAAGTCTATAATTTAGGGGTTTCGGGATCAGATACGCGGGATGAATACGAACGCTTTGAAAAATACGGCGTTAAGCCCGATTGGATGGTGTTGCAGTACTTTCCGAATGATATTGAGAAAGCCGCCCGGGACGGAGGCGTTGTCCCCCAGGGCTTTGAGCCTTACTCCGATGTTCCTGGCCCGACCCGGCCTTTATTTGCCCGCTCTTATCTCCTGAACTACATTTACTGGCAACTGCCGCACGGAAACTTCGCGCCTTATCAGGATTACGCCAAACGTGTTTACACCGACACAACGATTCTGAACAGCCACATCCGCGATCTGAGTCGTTTTGTGGATTATAGCAAGAAAAATAACGTTCGTCTGTTCGTGGTTATCTTTCCGTTCTCGCACAATTTCGAGAAAACCAAAATGTATACCCAGCCTGTAGAAACCTATTTTGCGCAGCAGCAGGTACCCATTCTGGAAGTGAGCAGTGTTACCAAAGACCTGGATCCTAAAGATCGGATTGTGGGCCGTAACGACGCGCACGCCAGCCCCCTTGTCAACCAGCGGGTAGGCGACGCACTTTATAAAATGCTTTCGGCCAATGCGACCGCTAAAGCAGATACAATGCGCTAG